In Acaryochloris marina S15, a single genomic region encodes these proteins:
- a CDS encoding ABC transporter substrate-binding protein translates to MAFLRRWVALSLVLVVAIALPGCSLSQFKTQTARVPQYVDTLLSAPKTFNSSQSQEANNVFGLIYEGLTTQNGLTGEIEPALAESWEFSADKLTIIFTLRPNLKWSDGVALTADDVVFSYNDVYLNEAIPTDTRDVLRIGKSRALPKVRKLDDRRVEFSIPEPFAPFLRTAGAVNILPAHALKKLVDTPDRKGNPQFISAWGVDTDPREIIVNGPYQLESYETNQRVVFRRNQFYWRYQIPGRANGNIERIIWKIVESPDTALLQFRSGGLDSVGVRASTFSLLKREEKAGNFTIYEGGPDFGTTFILFNLNRGRRNNKPLVNPVKSRWFNNVKFRQAVAYAIDRERMLANTYQGLGLPQNSSISVQSPYYLSPEEGLKVYNYDPEKSKQLLKDAGFTTKNKGQLFDDKDNPVRFTLMAPAGSTLGAQIKQDLSKVGIKVDYTPIAFNTMVDKLSDSLDWDCALLGLTGGLEPNTGANVWSPEGGLHMFNQKPQPPSEPIQGFTVSDWEQKIDDLYIQGAQEIDEAKRKAIYAETQQIAQEYLPFIYLINPLALAAVRNDFEGTQYTALGKVTWNIHDIREVRE, encoded by the coding sequence ATGGCTTTTCTGCGTCGGTGGGTGGCTTTGAGTTTGGTATTGGTGGTTGCGATCGCACTCCCTGGCTGTAGCCTCTCCCAATTCAAAACCCAAACGGCACGGGTGCCCCAGTATGTAGATACCCTGCTGAGTGCCCCTAAAACGTTTAATTCTTCCCAAAGTCAAGAAGCCAACAATGTCTTCGGCTTGATTTATGAAGGATTAACGACCCAGAATGGTCTTACAGGCGAGATTGAGCCTGCCCTTGCGGAGTCTTGGGAATTCTCTGCCGATAAACTCACAATTATCTTTACCCTCCGACCTAATCTGAAATGGTCAGATGGGGTTGCTTTAACAGCAGATGATGTTGTTTTTTCCTATAACGATGTCTATCTGAATGAAGCTATTCCTACTGATACTCGCGATGTTCTCAGAATTGGTAAAAGTCGGGCCTTGCCCAAGGTCAGAAAACTAGATGACCGGCGAGTAGAGTTCTCCATTCCGGAACCCTTTGCCCCATTTCTGCGGACTGCTGGGGCCGTTAATATTTTGCCGGCCCATGCCCTCAAGAAATTGGTGGATACGCCAGATCGCAAAGGCAATCCCCAATTCATTTCTGCTTGGGGGGTCGATACGGACCCCAGGGAAATTATTGTCAATGGGCCTTACCAGCTCGAATCCTACGAAACCAACCAGCGAGTCGTGTTTCGACGCAACCAGTTTTATTGGCGCTATCAAATCCCTGGTCGTGCCAACGGGAATATTGAGCGCATTATTTGGAAAATTGTCGAATCTCCCGATACGGCTCTTCTACAATTCCGCTCGGGTGGATTAGATTCTGTAGGGGTGCGGGCCAGTACGTTTTCGCTCCTGAAGCGGGAAGAAAAGGCTGGTAACTTCACCATCTATGAAGGGGGGCCTGATTTTGGCACGACCTTTATTCTCTTTAACCTCAATCGAGGACGCAGAAACAACAAGCCTCTAGTCAACCCTGTGAAGTCGCGATGGTTTAATAACGTCAAATTTCGCCAAGCTGTTGCCTATGCCATTGATCGAGAGCGAATGCTGGCTAATACCTATCAAGGACTAGGTTTACCCCAAAATTCGTCGATATCGGTTCAAAGTCCTTATTACCTATCTCCTGAAGAAGGCCTGAAGGTTTACAACTATGATCCGGAGAAATCCAAGCAACTTCTGAAAGACGCTGGGTTTACCACCAAAAATAAAGGACAACTTTTTGATGACAAGGATAATCCAGTTCGTTTTACGCTGATGGCCCCTGCAGGTAGTACATTAGGAGCCCAAATTAAGCAAGATTTATCGAAAGTCGGCATAAAAGTGGACTATACCCCCATTGCCTTCAACACGATGGTTGATAAATTGAGTGACTCATTAGATTGGGACTGCGCTTTGTTGGGGTTAACGGGTGGTTTAGAACCCAATACGGGTGCGAATGTCTGGTCTCCAGAAGGGGGCCTACATATGTTTAATCAAAAACCCCAGCCCCCTAGTGAACCCATCCAAGGCTTTACGGTTAGCGACTGGGAACAGAAGATTGACGATCTCTATATTCAAGGTGCTCAAGAGATCGATGAGGCCAAACGCAAAGCGATTTATGCGGAGACTCAACAGATTGCCCAGGAGTACTTACCCTTTATTTATCTGATTAATCCGTTGGCCCTAGCAGCAGTCCGAAATGACTTTGAAGGCACCCAATATACGGCTTTAGGCAAAGTAACGTGGAATATTCATGATATTCGAGAGGTGAGAGAATGA
- a CDS encoding cytochrome-c peroxidase, translating to MTLQWHHGTRDKIQRLIVFWVVLAATLLMLLCVSDVAIADEVPNLALFGPPLPENFYPQQQPADPELVALGRSLYFEKRLSKNQDISCNSCHQLDHYGVDNQPFSPGHKGQLGGRNSPSVYNAASHVAQFWDGRAADVEAQAKGPILNPVEMAMPSEAQVLKVLNSMPEYVEAFATAFPQDKPSVTYDHLGQAIGSFERGLVTPAPFDRYFAGDQTALNAKQKRGLTLFTDAGCAQCHNGTYLGGNTYQKAGRVNPWPNQDDQGRYKVTGSDDDRMLFKVPSLRNVAETGPYFHDGSVKSLKAAVVQMANTQLGKDLSNAEAGDIVAFLESLTGEPPADYIQPPVLPVSTESTPAADPT from the coding sequence ATGACTTTGCAATGGCATCACGGAACCCGCGATAAGATTCAGCGGTTGATTGTGTTTTGGGTAGTATTGGCAGCGACTTTGTTGATGTTGCTCTGCGTTTCGGATGTTGCGATTGCCGATGAAGTCCCCAACCTCGCCTTATTTGGTCCGCCCTTACCCGAGAATTTCTATCCCCAACAGCAGCCTGCCGATCCTGAGCTAGTAGCCTTAGGCCGGAGCCTCTACTTTGAAAAGCGCCTCAGCAAAAATCAGGATATTTCCTGCAATAGCTGCCATCAGCTCGATCACTATGGCGTTGATAACCAGCCTTTTTCTCCTGGCCACAAGGGACAACTCGGGGGACGTAATTCTCCCTCGGTGTATAACGCCGCTTCCCATGTGGCTCAATTCTGGGATGGCCGAGCTGCTGATGTAGAAGCCCAGGCTAAAGGCCCAATTCTCAATCCAGTAGAGATGGCGATGCCTTCCGAGGCTCAGGTTCTCAAAGTCCTTAATTCTATGCCGGAATATGTGGAAGCCTTTGCCACAGCCTTTCCCCAAGACAAACCGTCCGTGACTTATGATCACCTGGGTCAAGCTATTGGTTCTTTTGAGCGAGGATTGGTGACGCCTGCCCCTTTTGATCGCTACTTTGCTGGCGACCAAACCGCTCTCAATGCCAAACAAAAACGGGGTCTAACCCTCTTTACGGATGCAGGGTGTGCTCAATGTCATAACGGCACTTATTTGGGCGGTAACACCTATCAAAAAGCCGGTCGAGTTAATCCTTGGCCGAACCAAGATGATCAAGGGCGCTACAAAGTGACTGGAAGTGACGATGACCGGATGCTATTTAAAGTGCCTTCTCTGCGCAACGTAGCTGAGACCGGTCCCTATTTTCATGATGGTTCGGTCAAATCTCTGAAAGCTGCTGTGGTGCAAATGGCCAACACCCAGTTGGGTAAAGATCTGTCTAATGCGGAAGCAGGAGATATTGTTGCCTTTCTAGAATCCCTAACCGGAGAACCCCCTGCCGATTATATTCAGCCCCCTGTTTTGCCTGTGAGTACGGAGAGTACTCCTGCTGCTGACCCGACTTAA
- a CDS encoding ABC transporter permease — protein sequence MPRFNNLYWDAAQKLSRQKLVVICLGIIAVYIFVALLGILNLLPDYQTRVATGYEAPSLGLAKLLGTDIFGRSVLYKILAGTKTAMLIGILVTSISVPLGVTLGAVAGYYGGLVDVGIVWLYTVISSVPYILMVIAISYVIGKGLVAICLAMGLLGWVGLCRLIRSEVLKNRNLEYVAAARVIGANDLQIIFRHILPNVVHLAIISASLQILGAIKSEVILTFLGVGIQDGASWGSMISDATGELVQGIWWPLAGVVFTMFLIIYALNVVSDALRDALDPKLRGSTEVVEEDSQLGAKEAAVQKA from the coding sequence ATGCCCCGTTTTAATAACCTCTATTGGGACGCTGCCCAAAAGCTGAGTCGTCAAAAGTTAGTCGTCATCTGCTTGGGGATTATTGCTGTTTATATTTTTGTGGCTTTACTAGGTATCTTAAATCTGCTGCCCGATTACCAAACTCGGGTAGCGACAGGATACGAAGCTCCTTCTCTAGGCCTCGCAAAACTGTTGGGCACGGATATATTTGGTCGCTCAGTCCTATATAAAATTCTAGCTGGAACCAAAACGGCGATGCTGATTGGCATCTTGGTGACCAGTATCTCTGTTCCCCTTGGAGTGACGTTAGGAGCCGTTGCTGGATATTACGGTGGTTTAGTGGATGTGGGTATTGTTTGGCTCTACACCGTCATCAGTTCTGTGCCTTATATTTTGATGGTGATTGCTATCTCTTATGTGATTGGCAAGGGTCTAGTTGCTATTTGTCTGGCAATGGGGCTACTCGGTTGGGTCGGTCTGTGTCGCCTGATTCGGAGTGAGGTCCTCAAAAACCGCAATCTTGAATATGTAGCTGCAGCACGAGTCATTGGTGCCAACGACCTGCAGATCATTTTTAGGCATATTCTGCCCAACGTTGTACATTTAGCGATTATCAGTGCCTCTCTCCAAATTCTTGGGGCAATCAAATCAGAAGTGATTCTGACCTTTTTGGGCGTAGGTATTCAAGATGGAGCCAGTTGGGGGTCTATGATTTCGGATGCAACCGGGGAATTAGTTCAGGGGATCTGGTGGCCCTTGGCGGGGGTTGTATTTACTATGTTCTTGATTATTTATGCCTTAAATGTTGTCAGTGATGCCTTGCGAGATGCATTAGATCCAAAATTGCGAGGGTCGACTGAGGTGGTAGAAGAAGATTCTCAATTGGGTGCCAAAGAAGCTGCAGTTCAGAAGGCTTAA
- a CDS encoding S41 family peptidase has translation MQTVIRKLKRSKSYLLSFLIAIGIGLVLWLSQGSMSSVSSAQPSLFDTVWSTVNENFYDPEFKGLDWAALKSQYQPQVAKASSRAKKAEVINEMLDRLQTSHTHLFTADEPAYYQLLGIFYPRIRELRTQLKSTFPEGKIQYEGIGIVTQPIQGKMFIKAIFEGSPASKAGLKVGDQILRVADQPFHPLESFQGKANQPIKLRIQRTPDSSSQKNITVTPKLFDSTTMFVEAIANSVQMVEADEKKVGYIHMWSYAGDQYQQELEDEVIYGRLRKADALVLDLRDGWGGDPLTALQLFTARGPSLTSINRDGEASTFHGQWNKPVVMLVNEGSRSAKEILAYGFQQYDIGPVVGSPTAGAVVAGRPFLMPDQSLLYVAVKDVYVDKTVRLEGVGVTPNVVIPLPIPYAQGQDPQKERAIAMARQAIN, from the coding sequence ATGCAGACTGTTATCCGAAAATTGAAGCGATCTAAAAGCTATCTACTAAGTTTTCTAATAGCAATAGGCATTGGTCTGGTGCTTTGGCTCTCACAAGGGTCGATGTCTTCTGTGTCCTCTGCGCAACCTAGCTTGTTCGATACAGTTTGGAGCACCGTCAATGAAAACTTTTACGACCCTGAATTCAAGGGCTTAGACTGGGCAGCCTTGAAATCGCAATACCAGCCCCAGGTGGCCAAGGCATCGTCTCGGGCAAAAAAGGCTGAAGTGATCAATGAGATGCTGGATCGTTTGCAAACGTCTCATACTCACCTGTTTACTGCTGATGAACCCGCGTACTACCAGCTATTGGGTATTTTCTATCCCCGCATTAGAGAATTGCGCACTCAGCTCAAATCTACTTTCCCTGAGGGGAAGATTCAGTATGAGGGAATTGGGATTGTGACTCAGCCTATCCAAGGCAAAATGTTTATTAAGGCAATTTTTGAGGGTAGCCCTGCCTCCAAGGCTGGTCTTAAGGTGGGAGACCAGATTCTTCGTGTGGCAGACCAACCGTTTCACCCGCTGGAATCGTTTCAAGGCAAAGCGAACCAACCTATCAAGCTGCGGATCCAAAGGACTCCAGATTCTAGTAGTCAAAAAAACATCACAGTGACCCCCAAGCTTTTCGATAGCACCACGATGTTTGTAGAGGCCATCGCTAATAGTGTGCAGATGGTTGAAGCGGATGAAAAAAAGGTTGGTTATATTCACATGTGGTCCTATGCCGGAGATCAGTATCAGCAAGAGTTGGAAGACGAAGTGATCTATGGCCGTTTGAGAAAGGCCGATGCCCTGGTACTGGATTTAAGAGACGGTTGGGGAGGCGATCCGCTGACGGCACTGCAATTGTTTACGGCTAGAGGGCCTAGTTTGACCAGCATTAATAGAGATGGGGAGGCATCTACCTTCCATGGCCAGTGGAATAAGCCTGTGGTCATGCTTGTGAATGAAGGAAGCCGCAGTGCTAAGGAGATCCTGGCCTATGGCTTTCAACAATATGATATTGGCCCCGTTGTTGGTAGCCCTACGGCGGGGGCAGTGGTGGCTGGACGCCCCTTTCTGATGCCAGATCAAAGCTTGCTATATGTTGCAGTGAAAGATGTTTATGTCGATAAAACAGTTCGATTAGAGGGGGTCGGCGTGACCCCTAATGTGGTTATCCCTTTACCCATCCCCTATGCCCAGGGCCAAGATCCACAGAAAGAACGTGCGATCGCAATGGCGAGACAGGCCATCAATTAG
- a CDS encoding ABC transporter substrate-binding protein — protein sequence MIPSDGFVVYVALSEFMAVQRISIWQKAPQLVLSALLIATVAVPLGCRPRDGVGNTDVKVLDSYRGDVYRSLDPPKQFDAASSRIISHIYDPLLDYHYLKRPYELTPNLLESMPEIGEDKLTYTFKLRKGIKFHDDPCFSGGKGRELTADDVLFTIKRFADVNVNPQSYPALLQNRIKGLDEFREKTRQQKDLDYDQENIAGLEKVDEYTFKIVMIEPDPLLLMSFATNALSIVPKEAVEKYGRKLEHHAVGTGPFTLAKNPRKGVMVLKKNPNYHGTYPTEGDPDDQSQGLLTNAGEQLPFVDEVRIPLIEEAQPRMLKFLSGELDSIGIDRDNFTKMAEKVSNEFQLKGKFAKQFNISSVDALSSFYITINFRDKVFGQNKVLRQALAYALDTPAYIEKMENGRGHTLNTIVPLPIAGSEQSVSVQWYSHNLQKAKAKLKEAGYPEGKGLPPVVILYGSQDNITRQNHEFLRAQLAKSGIQLKGEFLSFSDYLGRKEGGSFQLASGGWRADYPDAENFYQLFYGPNKAPGPNDGSYQNPEFDRLYEQMRRMPAGSERNQIIEKMALLLKADVPVVFLKAPISVGMRQKWLLNSKPNLMLGSTAKFLDIDTEMKAEGLK from the coding sequence ATGATTCCCTCTGATGGGTTTGTCGTTTATGTAGCGTTGTCTGAATTTATGGCTGTACAGAGAATTTCAATCTGGCAAAAAGCACCCCAATTAGTTTTGTCTGCCTTACTTATCGCCACAGTGGCAGTGCCCCTTGGGTGTCGCCCACGAGACGGTGTGGGGAATACCGATGTCAAAGTATTGGATTCTTATCGGGGGGATGTCTATAGGAGCCTCGATCCACCTAAACAGTTTGATGCAGCATCTTCCCGAATCATTAGTCATATCTATGACCCTCTCTTGGACTATCACTATCTCAAACGTCCCTATGAGTTAACCCCAAATCTTTTAGAGTCTATGCCTGAGATAGGAGAGGATAAGCTCACCTACACGTTCAAACTTCGCAAAGGTATCAAGTTTCATGATGATCCGTGTTTCTCAGGCGGGAAAGGGCGAGAACTGACAGCAGATGATGTCCTGTTCACGATCAAGCGATTTGCAGACGTGAACGTCAATCCCCAAAGTTATCCAGCACTACTTCAAAATCGAATTAAGGGGCTGGATGAGTTTCGGGAAAAAACCCGTCAACAAAAGGATCTAGATTATGACCAGGAGAATATTGCTGGTCTAGAAAAGGTCGATGAGTACACCTTTAAGATTGTGATGATTGAGCCTGATCCATTGTTACTCATGTCTTTTGCTACCAATGCATTGTCGATTGTGCCAAAGGAAGCCGTTGAGAAGTATGGCCGTAAATTAGAACATCATGCTGTCGGGACTGGCCCCTTTACCTTGGCTAAAAATCCGCGCAAAGGGGTGATGGTGCTTAAGAAAAACCCCAACTACCATGGCACCTATCCCACTGAAGGAGATCCGGACGATCAAAGCCAGGGTCTACTCACCAACGCAGGAGAACAGCTCCCTTTTGTTGACGAAGTTCGAATTCCCCTGATCGAAGAAGCGCAGCCTCGAATGCTCAAATTTCTGAGTGGAGAGTTGGACTCCATTGGTATTGATCGGGATAATTTCACCAAAATGGCTGAAAAAGTGAGCAATGAGTTTCAGCTCAAGGGTAAGTTTGCTAAGCAATTTAATATTTCCTCCGTTGATGCACTCTCCTCTTTTTACATCACTATTAACTTTAGAGATAAAGTCTTTGGCCAAAATAAGGTGCTACGTCAAGCCTTAGCCTATGCCCTGGATACTCCAGCCTATATTGAGAAAATGGAAAATGGTCGTGGCCATACCCTTAATACCATCGTGCCGCTACCGATTGCGGGGAGTGAGCAGTCCGTTTCGGTCCAATGGTATTCTCACAACTTGCAAAAGGCCAAAGCCAAGTTAAAAGAAGCTGGATATCCAGAGGGGAAAGGACTTCCTCCTGTCGTTATCCTATATGGATCACAAGATAATATTACCCGTCAGAATCATGAGTTTCTGCGGGCGCAACTGGCTAAATCTGGCATTCAGTTAAAGGGTGAATTTCTATCCTTCTCTGACTATTTAGGTCGTAAGGAAGGAGGCAGTTTTCAGCTAGCCAGTGGGGGGTGGAGAGCCGACTATCCCGATGCCGAGAACTTCTATCAACTCTTCTATGGTCCTAATAAAGCGCCGGGACCCAATGATGGCTCTTACCAAAACCCTGAATTTGATCGACTGTATGAGCAGATGCGACGGATGCCTGCCGGATCAGAGCGTAATCAGATTATTGAAAAGATGGCGTTGTTACTGAAAGCAGATGTTCCAGTGGTCTTTTTGAAAGCACCTATTAGTGTAGGGATGCGCCAGAAATGGCTGCTGAATTCCAAGCCGAACCTGATGTTGGGATCGACTGCTAAATTTCTGGATATTGATACAGAAATGAAGGCTGAAGGACTGAAGTAA
- a CDS encoding SIMPL domain-containing protein, with product MKSDRSVDHQGYFVRHFACSGLLGVTILLGLSGPIYAQPQPPTISERQYRVLSVTGQGVENIQTTEAQVRLGVEVQGKTAEVVQQQVASRSAAVVSLLKSRKVDKLETTGINLRPNYSSNNGQRRLVGYRGSNVVSFRVDIASAGALMDDTVKAGASRIDNVSFVATEDAIATAQKQALTKATQDAQAQARAVLSALNLSPQDVISIQINGANAPVPPPVPFQTTSMLRGEAASTPVVGGEQTVRASVTLHIRY from the coding sequence ATGAAATCTGATCGTTCTGTTGACCATCAAGGCTATTTCGTCCGCCATTTTGCTTGCTCTGGCCTCTTAGGAGTGACGATTCTGTTAGGGCTATCGGGACCCATTTATGCCCAACCCCAGCCGCCAACGATTTCAGAACGGCAGTATCGTGTGCTGTCAGTCACCGGGCAAGGGGTTGAAAATATTCAGACTACTGAAGCACAGGTGCGCTTGGGTGTGGAGGTTCAAGGCAAAACTGCCGAGGTGGTTCAGCAACAGGTCGCCAGCCGTTCTGCTGCCGTTGTCTCTCTCTTAAAGTCTCGCAAGGTGGACAAGCTGGAAACAACAGGGATTAATCTGAGGCCGAACTACAGCTCCAATAACGGTCAACGGCGACTAGTGGGATATCGAGGGAGCAATGTGGTCAGTTTTCGGGTCGATATTGCATCAGCAGGAGCCTTGATGGACGATACCGTGAAGGCAGGAGCGTCCCGGATTGATAACGTATCGTTTGTTGCTACAGAAGATGCGATCGCAACGGCCCAAAAACAAGCTTTAACCAAGGCCACTCAGGATGCCCAAGCTCAGGCCAGGGCTGTACTATCTGCGCTCAATCTCTCTCCCCAAGACGTCATTAGTATTCAAATTAACGGTGCTAATGCACCTGTGCCGCCCCCAGTTCCATTTCAGACAACGAGCATGTTGCGAGGAGAAGCCGCGTCTACCCCTGTTGTCGGAGGTGAACAAACGGTAAGGGCCTCGGTCACTCTACACATCAGATACTAA
- a CDS encoding NAD(P)-dependent oxidoreductase: MQLLVFGATGSVGRHVVEQALAQGHTVTAFARNPQKFDIQNPHLKLFQGDVMDFPTVVRAMQGQDAVLCSLGAGRNGVIRSEGTRHIVQAMENASISRLICQTTLGVGDSRSNLDFFWKYIMFGLLLRPAYADHVTQETYVKQSNLDWTIVRPAAFTDKPQTEAYLHGFPADQQGLTLTISRADVADFMLQQLQDPTYLHQTPGLSY, from the coding sequence ATGCAATTACTCGTTTTCGGGGCAACAGGAAGCGTGGGTCGCCATGTAGTTGAACAAGCCTTGGCTCAGGGGCACACCGTTACAGCCTTTGCCCGTAATCCCCAGAAATTTGATATTCAGAACCCTCATCTCAAGCTTTTTCAGGGCGATGTCATGGATTTCCCAACTGTTGTGAGGGCAATGCAAGGGCAAGATGCTGTGCTCTGTTCTCTGGGAGCCGGTCGAAATGGAGTGATTCGCTCTGAAGGTACTCGGCATATTGTCCAGGCAATGGAGAATGCCTCTATATCACGTCTGATTTGTCAGACCACATTAGGGGTTGGTGATAGCCGAAGCAATCTAGATTTCTTTTGGAAATACATCATGTTTGGGCTGCTATTGCGGCCTGCCTATGCGGATCATGTGACCCAAGAAACCTACGTCAAACAAAGCAATTTGGACTGGACTATCGTCCGTCCTGCAGCATTTACGGACAAGCCTCAAACGGAAGCCTATCTGCATGGCTTTCCAGCCGATCAACAAGGGCTAACCCTCACCATTTCTAGAGCCGATGTAGCCGACTTTATGCTGCAGCAATTGCAAGACCCTACCTATTTACACCAAACACCAGGCTTGTCCTATTAA
- a CDS encoding DUF1772 domain-containing protein: MSNQLLFSIKLFSILGCGLVAGMFFAFSTFVMLALEQRPPAEGIAVMQAINITVINPWFMVAFLGTAVTCLGLAISSLMQWQQLGSAYLLMGSLLYLIGTLFVTMRFNVPMNDALAIVQPNSPDAVGLWNHYLTQWTFWNHIRTAAALAATASLTLALRAPQL; the protein is encoded by the coding sequence ATGTCAAATCAACTTCTTTTTTCCATCAAATTGTTCTCGATTCTAGGCTGTGGACTGGTTGCTGGGATGTTCTTTGCTTTCTCAACCTTTGTGATGCTTGCCTTGGAGCAACGACCACCCGCTGAAGGGATTGCGGTCATGCAAGCCATTAATATCACAGTGATCAATCCTTGGTTTATGGTCGCGTTTCTCGGAACGGCTGTCACTTGCCTGGGTCTGGCGATTTCTTCACTGATGCAGTGGCAACAACTGGGGTCTGCCTATCTGCTAATGGGAAGCCTGTTATACCTGATCGGCACTCTATTCGTCACCATGCGGTTTAACGTGCCAATGAACGATGCCCTAGCGATTGTTCAACCCAATAGCCCTGATGCAGTTGGTCTTTGGAACCACTACCTGACCCAATGGACATTCTGGAATCATATCCGCACTGCTGCTGCTCTAGCTGCAACAGCATCACTAACCCTCGCCCTGAGAGCACCCCAGTTATAA
- a CDS encoding ABC transporter permease: MVGYIIRRLLYIIPTIFGVAVLVFVLFTAAGEDPVRVALGQHATPQAIADLEALWGLDQPLWRQFISFLGQIVTFNYGESYFTGEVLSEAFASGALVSLSLTLPPFVFGLVLNIAIAMMIAYYRDTWIDRFSTATAVISMSFSYLVYIIAMQYFLAYEFEWFPINGYAPGWDALPYLALPWLIIILVSIGPDVRIYRTIFLNEMQANYVRTARAKGVSERSILFIHILKNAMIPILTFTIVAVPFLILGSFLMERFFSIPGLGDLMITAINNGDFPVLKGMTMYITMTYALFNLLTDLLIAAVDPRVKLH; this comes from the coding sequence ATGGTTGGGTATATCATTCGCCGCCTCCTCTATATCATTCCCACCATTTTTGGGGTTGCTGTTTTAGTTTTTGTGTTATTCACCGCTGCTGGGGAAGACCCCGTTAGAGTGGCTTTAGGACAACATGCCACACCGCAAGCGATTGCGGATCTAGAAGCGCTTTGGGGATTGGATCAGCCCCTATGGAGGCAGTTCATTAGCTTTCTGGGGCAAATTGTCACCTTTAATTATGGAGAGTCTTACTTTACGGGCGAGGTTTTGAGTGAAGCGTTTGCTAGTGGGGCGTTGGTGTCTCTGAGCTTGACGCTACCACCTTTTGTTTTTGGTTTGGTATTGAATATTGCGATCGCAATGATGATTGCTTACTACCGAGATACCTGGATTGATCGCTTTTCAACGGCCACAGCGGTGATTTCCATGAGTTTCTCTTACTTGGTTTATATCATTGCCATGCAGTATTTTCTGGCCTATGAGTTTGAGTGGTTTCCCATCAATGGCTATGCGCCAGGATGGGATGCACTTCCTTATCTGGCCTTACCGTGGCTGATTATTATCCTGGTATCCATTGGCCCAGATGTGCGCATCTATAGAACGATCTTTCTGAATGAGATGCAGGCTAATTATGTTCGTACGGCTCGGGCTAAAGGGGTAAGCGAACGCAGTATCCTCTTTATCCATATTCTCAAAAACGCCATGATTCCCATCCTGACTTTTACTATCGTGGCGGTTCCCTTCTTAATATTGGGCTCGTTCTTAATGGAGCGATTTTTTAGTATTCCTGGCTTAGGCGATTTGATGATTACAGCCATTAATAATGGTGATTTCCCCGTACTCAAAGGGATGACGATGTATATCACGATGACCTATGCACTGTTTAATCTTCTGACGGATTTGCTCATTGCTGCGGTGGATCCGCGCGTCAAACTACATTGA